The nucleotide sequence GATTTAGCTTTCGCAAAATATACAAGCCCTACGTGTTGATGGGTTTCTGAAATTTTATGAATATCTAAAAATGACGGAGTATATAAAAATTTAGTCCCCTTGGATTCAATGGTTGGTTTTTCGCTTAAAACTTCTATTTCTAATCCGCATTCTTCTTTCGTCTCTCTAAATAGGGCTTCTTCCAGATCTTCGTTCAATTCAATGTGCCCACCTATAGGCAACCACCTATTAAGCTGCCTATGATATATTAAAAGCACCTTATCTTCATGAACAATAAATATACTTACTATAAAATCTATGAGATCGTGAATGTGTGACATGTTTGTATTTTATTTTAATAACAATCTTCCAACTCTTTAGGTTCGCAAATTCTTTCCAACTTTTTCGTTTATCCCCTACTTAATCCCATCAACTTTACTCCGAACGCTGAACAAAATCCGGAAAGGGGCATAATATTTAGCATAAATTAAATCTCCCCGTATCGTGAACAATATTAAAATCTGAATCTGCCCAAGCCAATTTAGTTGTTGATCTAATTACCCTGATTAGGTTGTGGCGGTTGTTGGGGCTGATTAGGTGGCGCGGGCGGGCTGGGCTGTGTGGGTTGAGTTGGCGGCGTGGGCTGGGCGGGCGGAGTTGGTTGGGTCGGTAATGTTGGCTGGCTGGGCGGAGTCGGCTTAGCGGGTTTAGCGGGCTGCTCTGACTCTCCGGACTGCGTCGGTTTAGCGGGCTTACTAGGTTTAGTGGGCTGTTCGGGCGGAGTCGGTGGCGTTGGTTGACCGGATTCTGTGGATGGAACGGGTTGAGTGGTCTGTTCCGGTTTGACGGGCTTGGCCGCCTTTTGACAGTTCATTACACAAACATCCTTGTTAGTCGTACAGGCGGAGCTTTTCGCGGTAACTAGAGCGTGACAAGCGGTCTCTGCTGAA is from Patescibacteria group bacterium and encodes:
- a CDS encoding NUDIX domain-containing protein, whose translation is MSHIHDLIDFIVSIFIVHEDKVLLIYHRQLNRWLPIGGHIELNEDLEEALFRETKEECGLEIEVLSEKPTIESKGTKFLYTPSFLDIHKISETHQHVGLVYFAKAKSDKFIFNEVEHKDIRWFSKEDLEKSEFDISPAVKFYAKEALGRF